The following proteins come from a genomic window of Diprion similis isolate iyDipSimi1 chromosome 8, iyDipSimi1.1, whole genome shotgun sequence:
- the LOC124410021 gene encoding acetyl-CoA carboxylase isoform X1 translates to MLRSLLSAITGSASLREVEQPLDPPRQESDGDPPQDSAEDTNHPQDRVSNPEEKGGVGPEPQGIMAESGEPVSFVVGDPDPDEELETEDRFPGTESNASALQPILPGLAERRKRLRPSMSQGTVMIQAQSRQLEKDFTVATPEEFVRRFGGTQVINKVLIANNGIAAVKCMRSIRRWSYEMFKNERAIRFVVMVTPEDLKANAEYIKMADQYVPVPGGSNNNNYANVELIIDIAVRTQVQAVWAGWGHASENPKLPELLHKNNIIFIGPSERAMWALGDKIASSIVAQTADVPTLPWSGSDLKAHYSGKKIKISSELFKKGCVSSVEECLAAASKIGFPIMVKASEGGGGKGIRKVDNAEELPSLFRQVQTEIPGSPIFIMKLAKCARHLEVQLLADNYGNAISLFGRDCSIQRRHQKIIEEAPAVIAKPEVFEEMEKAAVRLAKMVGYVSAGTVEYLYDTSGRYYFLELNPRLQVEHPCTEMVSDVNLPAAQLQVAMGLPLHHIKDIRLLYGESPWGDTPIDFDQPRHKPQPWGHVIAARITSENPDEGFKPSSGTVQELNFRSSKNVWGYFSVGASGGLHEFADSQFGHCFSWGEDRNQASENLVVALKELSIRGDFRTTVEYLITLLETESFQSNSFDTAWLDLLIAERVQSDKPDVLLAVTCGALHIADRTITAAFNGFQTALEKGQIQASNDLDNVCEVELINDGFKYKVQTTKSGPNSYFLVMNGSYKEVEIHRLSDGGLLLSMEGSSFTTYMREEVDRYRIVIGNQTCIFEKDNDPSLLRSPSAGKLISFLVEDGGHIDRGQAYAEIEVMKMVMTVTAGEAGSLFYVKRPGAILDAGTLIAHLELDDPSLVSKAQEYTGQFPAPIAPAIPEKLNQLHTKYRSALENTLAGYCLPDPYHLPRLRELIEKFMNSLRDPSLPLLELQEVISTISGRIPVSVEKKIRKYMTLYERNITSVLAQFPSQQIASVIDGHAATLSRRTDRDVFFLTTQGIVQLVQRYRNGIRGRMKTAVHELLRQYYTVESQFQQGHYDKCVSALREQHKDEMSMVTATIFSHNHVQKKNVLVTMLIDHLWANEPGLTDELASTLTELTSLNRTEHSRVALRARQVLIAAHQPAYELRHNQMESIFLSAVDMYGHDFHPENLQKLILSETSIFDILHDFFYHSNRAVCNAALEVYVRRAYISYELACLQHLELSGEIPLVHFQFLLPNNHPNRQNLTLVNHRTGAMAAFKDLEEFSQYSDEVLDLLEDLSSRSTVSAKVLEAVETAGSESRHSTSINVSLSTGETGVVEGGEIPAEPVHILSIAVQDNGNQDDAVMSRLFGDWCATNKEELVTRGIRRVTFAALKKRQFPKFFTFRQRDGFIEDRIYRHLEPGCAFQLELNRMRTYDLEALPTSNQKMHLYLGQAKVAKGQPVTDYRFFIRSIIRHSDLITKEASFDYLHNEGERVLLEAMDELEVAFSHPLAKRTDCNHIFLNFAPTVIMDPGRIEESVTSMVLRYGPRLWKLRVRQAEIKMTIRPAPGRPTSNVRLCIANDSGYSIDLHLYTEATEPKTGIIRFESYGSTAVNANWRPGPMHGLPISTPYLTKDYLQAKRFQAQSSGTTYVYDLPDMFRQQIEKFWEKYIEERPTSENIKIPSPVLDCVELVLDGENLVEQKRLPGENDVGMVAWKLRLYTPEYPAGRDIILIANDLTFQIGSFGPKEDLVFCRASEAARDLGIPRIYFSANSGARIGLAEEVKGLFRISWEDENEPEKGFKYIYVTPDDYARLAPHNSIKASLIEDNGEPRYKITDIIGKDDGLGVENLKYAGMIAGETSQAYNEVVTISVVSCRAIGIGSYLLRLGQRVIQIENSHIILTGYRALNTVLGREVYASNNQLGGIQIMHNNGVSHATEPRDLDGIATVLRWISYVPKSKGAQLPILSAPHPDPIDREVGYVPTKAPYDPRWMLEGRHSPIDAAAWESGFFDRGSWQEIMRPWAQTVITGRARLGGIPCGVIAVETRTVELHLPADPANLDSEAKTVSQAGQVWFPDSAYKTAQAIRDFGKEELPLFIFANWRGFSGGMKDMYEQVVKFGAYIVDALKEYTRPVIVYIPPNGELRGGAWAVVDPSINPRHMEMFADTTSRGGVLEPEGIVEIKFRNKDIIKTMHRVDPVIRNLKEKISSSNSAEERANLESEIRKREQILDPMYHQVAVHFADLHDTPERMLEKGVISEIIPWKTARRMLYWRLRRKLLECDAINDVLSTQPSLGVGTVVSMLRRWFVEDRGATESYLWDQDEAVAKWLISQNETEGSVLSRNINCVRRNAVLTRVKEALECCPDVRLDAVIEIAHRLQAGERAELLRTLSQLETSGEEHHNDSSASS, encoded by the exons ATGCTACGAAGTCTTCTATCTGCGATAACGG GTAGCGCCTCGTTACGCGAAGTAGAACAGCCACTTGATCCTCCCCGCCAAGAAAGCGACGGAGATCCGCCGCAGGACTCTGCCGAGGACACGAACCATCCGCAGGACCGAGTTTCAAATCCAGAGGAAAAAGGCGGGGTCGGTCCAGAGCCGCAAGGAATAATGGCCGAGAGTGGAGAGCCAGTTAGCTTCGTTGTCGGGGATCCGGATCCGGACGAAGAGCTGGAGACCGAAGATCGGTTTCCGGGAACGGAAAGCAATGCGAGTGCCCTGCAACCGATACTTCCAGGACTCGCTGAGCGACGGAAGCGCCTCAG GCCCAGCATGTCGCAAGGCACGGTGATGATCCAAGCGCAAAGTCGACAATTAGAAAAGGATTTCACCGTCGCAACACCCGAAGAATTTGTTCGTAGATTCGGCGGAACTCAAGTGATAAACAAA GTTCTCATAGCAAATAATGGAATTGCTGCGGTCAAATGCATGCGATCAATTCGCCGATGGTCGTACGAAATGTTCAAAAACGAGAGAGCGATTCGCTTCGTAGTTATGGTCACCCCGGAAGATTTGAAAGCAAATGCTGAGTACATTAAAATGGCTGATCAGTACGTACCAGTGCCCGGAGGATCCAACAATAACAACTATGCAAATGTTGAATTGATCATCGACATTGCGGTCCGTACTCAAGTACAGGCTGTTTGGGCTGGATGGGGTCATGCGTCGGAAAATCCAAAACTGCCTGAACTTTTGCACAAGAATAACATAATATTTATTG GACCTTCTGAAAGGGCGATGTGGGCTCTTGGAGATAAAATTGCTTCTAGTATCGTCGCTCAAACTGCAGATGTACCCACACTTCCGTGGTCTGGCTCGGACTTGAAAGCTCACTACagtggaaagaaaataaaaatatcatccgAACTATTTAAAAAGGGGTGTGTCTCTAGTGTGGAAGAATGTCTTGCTGCTGCTAGTAAAATTGGCTTTCCCATAATGGTGAAGGCAAGCGAAGGCGGAGGTGGAAAAGGTATTCGTAAAGTCGATAATGCCGAGGAGTTACCTTCGTTATTTAG ACAAGTACAAACAGAGATCCCAGGATCGCCTATATTCATAATGAAGCTTGCCAAATGTGCTCGGCACTTGGAAGTGCAACTATTAGCTGATAACTATGGAAATGCTATTTCACTCTTCGGACGTGATTGTTCTATCCAAAGAAGACATCAGAAAATCATTGAGGAAGCACCTGCCGTCATTGCTAAACCAGAAGTCTttgaagaaatggaaaaa GCTGCTGTCAGGCTAGCAAAAATGGTAGGATACGTAAGTGCCGGCACAGTTGAATATCTTTACGATACATCAGGTCGTTACTATTTTTTGGAACTAAATCCTCGCTTACAAGTAGAACATCCTTGCACAGAAATGGTTTCTGATGTCAATTTACCTGCCGCTCAACTTCAAGTTGCAATGGGGTTGCCTTTGCATCATATAAAAGATATTCGGCTTCTATACGGGGAAAGTCCATGGGGTGATACTCCCATTGATTTCGATCAACCAAGGCATAAACCACAACCTTGGGGTCATGTCATTGCTGCCAGAATCACAAGTGAAAATCCAGATGAAG GTTTCAAGCCAAGTTCAGGAACAGTGCAAGAGCTCAATTTCAGATCATCGAAAAATGTCTGGGGATATTTTTCAGTCGGCGCATCTGGAGGGTTGCATGAATTTGCTGACTCGCAATTTGGTCACTGTTTTTCATGGGGTGAAGACCGTAATCAAGCTAGCGAGAATTTAGTCGTTGCTTTAAAAGAATTGAGTATCAGAGGTGATTTTCGGACCACAGTAGAGTACCTCATAACACTTCTCGAAACTGAATCCTTCCAGTCGAACAGCTTTGATACAGCGTGGCTTGACTTACTCATTGCTGAACGTGTTCAAAGCGATAAGCCAGACGTTTTGCTGGCTGTGACTTGCGGGGCGTTACATATTGCTGACCGAACAATCACAGCTGCGTTTAATGGTTTCCAAACAGCCTTAGAAAAGGGTCAAATCCAAGCCAGCAATGACCTGGACAACGTTTGTGAG GTTGAACTCATCAATGACGGATTCAAGTACAAGGTACAGACAACCAAGTCAGGCCCAAACTCCTACTTTCTTGTAATGAATGGTTCCTACAAAGAAGTGGAGATTCATAGACTTTCGGACGGAGGTTTACTACTTTCAATGGAGGGATCAAGTTTCACAACCTACATGAGAGAGGAAGTTGATCGGTACAGAATAGTGATTGGTAACCAGACATGTATATTTGAAAAGGATAATGATCCGTCATTGTTGAGATCACCTTCAGCCGGTAAACTAATCAGTTTTCTGGTAGAGGATGGTGGCCACATTGATCGTGGTCAAGCTTACGCTGAAATAGAAGTAATGAAGATGGTTATGACGGTGACGGCTGGTGAAGCTGGTAGTTTGTTTTACGTTAAACGACCCGGTGCAATCTTAGATGCCGGAACATTAATTGCCCATTTGGAATTAGATGATCCGTCATTAGTCAGTAAAGCTCAAGAATACACTGGACAATTCCCAGCACCAATTGCGCCTGCTATTCCTGAAAAACTCAACCAATTGCATACTAAATACAGAAGCGCTTTAGAGAATACCCTTGCTGGATACTGTTTGCCCGATCCTTACCATCTACCGAGGCTCCGGGaactgattgaaaaattcatgaattccCTGCGTGATCCTAGCTTACCTCTGCTAGAGCTGCAAGAAGTGATCTCCACTATCTCTGGAAGAATTCCCGTATCCGTGGAGAAGAAGATCAGAAAATACATGACTTTATACGAAAGAAACATCACTTCAGTTCTAGCTCAGTTTCCAAGTCAGCAAATTGCGTCTGTAATTGATGGACATGCCGCCACCCTTTCCAGACGAACAGACAGAGACGTTTTCTTTTTGACGACTCAAGGTATCGTCCAACTGGTGCAAAGGTATCGCAACGGTATTCGTGGTAGGATGAAAACGGCGGTTCACGAACTTTTACGTCAGTACTACACAGTCGAAAGCCAGTTCCAACAGGGACATTATGACAAGTGTGTGTCGGCTTTGAGGGAACAGCATAAAGATGAAATGAGTATGGTCACTGCTACTATTTTCAGTCACAACCatgtacaaaagaaaaatgtcttGGTTACTATGCTCATTGATCACTTGTGGGCTAACGAACCTGGGCTTACGGACGAACTGGCAAGTACACTGACCGAATTAACGAGTTTAAATCGCACTGAACACAGCCGAGTGGCTCTGAGAGCTAGGCAAGTCTTGATAGCAGCACATCAGCCTGCATACGAACTGAGACACAATCAGATGGAATCCATATTCTTATCTGCAGTTGATATGTATGgacatgattttcatcctgaGAATCTCCAGAAGCTGATACTTTCTGAAACTTCTATATTCGATATACTACACGATTTCTTCTACCACTCGAATCGTGCTGTCTGCAATGCTGCTTTGGAAGTTTACGTTCGCAGAGCTTACATCAGTTACGAATTAGCATGTTTGCAGCACCTAGAACTATCTGGAGAAATACCTTTAGTTCACTTCCAATTTCTTTTGCCGAACAATCATCCAAATCGCCAGAATCTTACTCTTGTCAATCATAGAACAGGAGCTATGGCTGCCTTCAAAGATCTCGAAGAGTTTAGCCAGTACTCTGATGAGGTACTCGACTTGCTAGAAGACTTGTCGTCCAGAAGTACAGTTTCTGCCAAAGTCCTTGAGGCTGTAGAAACTGCTGGAAGTGAATCTCGGCATAGTACATCCATCAATGTTTCTCTGAGTACTGGTGAAACAGGTGTTGTTGAGGGAGGTGAAATACCTGCAGAACCTGTGCACATATTAAGCATTGCTGTCCAAGATAATGGTAATCAAGATGACGCAGTTATGTCCAGACTGTTTGGAGACTGGTGCGCGACTAACAAAGAGGAGTTGGTTACTCGTGGAATCAGAAGAGTAACATTTGCCGCCTTGAAAAAGAGGCAGttcccaaaatttttcactttccgaCAACGTGATGGATTTATTGAAGATCGTATTTATCGACACCTTGAACCAGGCTGTGCCTTCCAGTTGGAACTTAACAGAATGCGAACCTATGACCTTGAAGCTTTACCTACATCAAATCAAAAGATGCATCTCTATTTAGGACAAGCTAAG GTCGCCAAGGGCCAGCCAGTTACAGACTACCGCTTCTTCATACGTTCCATTATACGCCACTCGGATCTCATCACAAAGGAGGCTAGCTTCGATTATTTGCATAACGAGGGTGAACGAGTACTATTGGAAGCAATGGACGAGCTTGAAGTAGCCTTTTCCCATCCTCTAGCAAAACGCACGGATTGCAACCATATATTCTTGAACTTTGCACCAACTGTTATAATGGATCCAGGCAGAATTGAAGAAAGTGTTACAAGCATGGTGCTCAGATATGGTCCTAGACTATGGAAATTACGAGTTAGACAA GCTGAGATAAAAATGACAATTCGTCCAGCACCAGGACGACCAACTTccaacgttcgtctttgtatTGCAAATGATAGTGGATATAGCATTGATCTGCACCTTTATACTGAGGCTACGGAACCCAAGACTGGTATTATCCGTTTTGAATCTTATGGATCTACAGCAGTTAATGCGAACTGGCGACCAGGACCAATGCACGGCTTGCCTATTTCTACACCTTACCTGACCAAAGATTATCTCCAGGCTAAACGGTTCCAAGCACAGAGTTCGGGAACTACTTATGTGTATGATTTACCGGATATGTTCCGTCAACAAATTGAGAAGTTCTGGGAGAAGTACATCGAGGAAAGACCTACCTCAG AAAATATCAAGATCCCAAGCCCGGTATTGGACTGTGTCGAACTTGTCTTGGATGGCGAAAATTTGGTAGAACAAAAGCGATTACCTGGTGAAAACGACGTTGGAATGGTCGCATGGAAACTTAGACTTTACACTCCAGAGTACCCAGCTGGAAGAGATATCATACTTATTGCAAATGATCTGACTTTCCAAATTGGTTCGTTTGGACCAAAAGAAGATCTCGTGTTTTGTAGAGCATCTGAAGCAGCTAGAGATCTCGGAATTCCAAGAATTTACTTTTCGGCGAATTCTGGTGCCAGAATTGGTCTTGCTGAAGAG GTGAAAGGCTTGTTCAGAATTTCGTGGGAGGATGAAAACGAACCTGAAAAGGGCTTCAAATACATCTATGTCACTCCTGACGATTATGCTAGATTAGCACCACATAATTCAATTAAGGCATCATTAATTGAAGACAACGGTGAGCCTCGCTACAAGATAACTGATATTATCGGCAAAGATGATGGACTGGGAGTTGAAAATCTTAAATACGCTGGTATGATTGCTGGCGAAACATCTCAAGCATACAACGAG GTGGTTACAATATCAGTTGTCTCATGCCGTGCAATTGGTATTGGTTCTTATTTACTGCGACTTGGGCAACGAGTTATACAAATTGAGAACTCGCACATTATATTAACCGGGTATAGAGCACTGAATACAGTGTTGGGTCGTGAAGTTTACGCAAGTAATAATCAATTGGGTGGAATTCAAATAATGCACAATAATGGTGTTTCACACGCAACTGAACCAAGAGATTTAGATGGTATAGCCACTGTACTCAGATGGATTAGCTATGTACCCAAATCTAAAGGAGCCCAGCTTCCCATTCTCTCTGCACCACATCCAGACCCAATTGACCGAGAAGTTGGATACGTTCCTACTAAGGCACCTTATGATCCCAGGTGGATGCTTGAAGGAAGACATTCTCCCATTGATGCTGCTGCCTGGGAAAGCGGATTTTTCGATCGTGGCTCATGGCAG GAAATTATGCGGCCTTGGGCACAAACTGTAATAACTGGTCGTGCTAGACTTGGAGGTATCCCTTGCGGTGTGATAGCCGTAGAAACACGAACTGTAGAACTGCATTTACCAGCAGATCCCGCAAATTTGGACTCTGAAGCAAAGACAGTTTCACAGGCAGGTCAAGTCTGGTTTCCAGACAGTGCATATAAGACTGCTCAGGCTATTCGTGATTTTGGCAAAGAAGAACTGCCGCTTTTCATCTTTGCTAACTGGCGTGGTTTCTCGGGTGGTATGAAAG ATATGTACGAACAAGTCGTTAAGTTCGGTGCTTACATTGTCGATGCATTGAAAGAGTATACCAGACCAGTGATAGTATACATTCCTCCAAATGGCGAACTGAGAGGTGGTGCGTGGGCAGTTGTTGATCCATCTATAAACCCCAGGCACATGGAAATGTTTGCCGACACAACAAGCCGAGGAGGTGTATTAGAACCAGAGGGAAtcgttgaaatcaaatttagaAACAAAGACATAATTAAAACCATGCACAGAGTTGACCCTGTCATACGCAACCTCAAG gaaaaaatatCGTCTTCAAACTCCGCTGAAGAACGTGCTAACCTGGAAAGTGAAATccggaaaagagaacagatCTTAGATCCCATGTATCACCAGGTCGCTGTTCATTTTGCTGATCTTCATGATACTCCTGAAAGAATGTTGGAAAAGGGTGTCATCAGTGAGATAATTCCATGGAAAACAGCACGCCGCATGTTATACTGGAGGCTCAGACGTAAACTCCTGGAGTGTGATGCCATAAACGATGTTTTGTCAACACAGCCTAGCTTGGGTGTTGGAACAGTGGTTTCTATGCTGAGGCGCTGGTTCGTAGAAGATAGAGGCGCTACCGAGTCTTACCTGTGGGACCAGGATGAAGCTGTAGCCAAGTGGTTAATAAGCCAGAATGAAACAGAAGGCAGTGTTCTAAGCCGTAATATTAATTGCGTACGGAGAAATGCAGTTCTCACTCGGGTTAAGGAGGCGCTTGAATGTTGCCCAGACGTGAGATTAGATGCAGTTATAGAAATCGCGCACAGACTGCAAGCTGGTGAGCGTGCAGAACTTCTGCGAACTCTCTCACAGCTTGAAACGTCTGGAGAAGAACATCACAACGATTCTAGTGCTTCGTCGTAG